In the genome of Olsenella profusa DSM 13989, one region contains:
- a CDS encoding macro domain-containing protein: protein MRPVPSRTGVSRTFTHVQLASCHSSCLVLAKNYSLSSIVLCCIGTGVFGFPQKEERKSLSGQFANGLTTQARR from the coding sequence ATACGGCCGGTACCATCGCGCACGGGAGTCTCACGGACCTTCACCCACGTACAGCTCGCCAGCTGCCACAGCAGTTGCCTGGTCCTGGCGAAGAATTACAGCCTGTCTTCGATTGTCCTCTGCTGCATCGGCACGGGCGTATTCGGCTTCCCGCAGAAGGAGGAGCGAAAATCGCTGTCAGGACAGTTCGCAAATGGCCTGACGACACAGGCTCGGAGATGA